A segment of the Labilithrix sp. genome:
CTCGCCGCTCGAGGAGGTCCACGTCGAAGCGACCGGCGACATGACGCTCATCGCCGGCAAGAGCGGCGTCGTCCTCAGGATGGGGAGCGGACCGTACAAGCGAAAGCTCGATCAAGCCGCCCGCATCGTCGGGGAGCTCGATCGCCGCGGCGCGAAGCCGGATACGATCATGCTCGACGACGAAGCGCGCCCCGACCGCGTCGTCGTCCGCATGAGATGAAGCGCGCGCTCTTCACCCTCCTCGTCTTCGTCGCGGTCGTCCTCGCGGACCGCGCCGCCGCGGCGTGCGTCGGGATCGGGAGGGCGGAGACCGCGGAGACGTGGCCGTTCCTCGCGACGGAGCAGGTGCTCGTCGTCTGGGACGCGGAGACCCAGACCGAGGACTTCATCCGCGAGGCCCGGTTCGAGCGCGCGAACCAGCGCTTCGGGTTCATCGTCCCCGTGCCGACGACGCCCGAGATCGCGCCGGTGCCGAAGCCGCCGTTCGCCGGCCTCACCTCTTCGTATCCCTGGCAAGATCCGAAGGCGATCCGGCGCGCACCTGGCGCGATGCGCGGGATCGGCGCGGAGCCGGCGCCGGCGCCGGCGCCGGTGGTCGTCCTCGCCGAGCAGCGGATCGGCGACTTCACCGCCTTCACGATCGCGACGACGGACGCGGGCGCGTTCGACAAGTGGCTCACCGAGAACGGCCTCGGCATGACGCCCGACGTCCGCGAGTGGCTCGACGTCTACGTGAAGCTGCGGTTCACGTTCGCCGCCTTCCGCTACGAAGCGCCCGCGACGGCCGCGCCCGGCATGACGAGCCAGACCGTGCGGATCCGGTTCAAGACACCGCACCCGTATTACCCGTACCGCGAGCCGCCCCTCGCGGCGGCGTCATCGAAGCGGCTGCTCTCCGGCTGGATCGTGACGCGCGACGCGATGAGGAACGTCGCGCCCGTCACGCGCGGCGAGACGCCGTTCACGCGCCCCTGGCGCTACGGCAACCCGTCGACGGTGACGCCCGCCGCGCTCGCGCGTGTGCTCGGCGACGATCTGGGGGCGCTCCTCCCGAAGGCCGACTCCCTCGTCGTGCAGCCGTTCCGCGACACGCGCGTGCAGCGCACCGGCATCGGCGACGTGCTGCTCGTTCCGCAGAAGGTCACCACGTTCGCCGCCGCCGACGTCGCGGCGCGCGAGTCGCTGCTCCCGGTCCTCGAGCCGCGGCTCCTCGCCGGACATGGTCCCTGGAGCGAGGTCGCTCCGCCACCG
Coding sequences within it:
- a CDS encoding DUF2330 domain-containing protein, encoding MKRALFTLLVFVAVVLADRAAAACVGIGRAETAETWPFLATEQVLVVWDAETQTEDFIREARFERANQRFGFIVPVPTTPEIAPVPKPPFAGLTSSYPWQDPKAIRRAPGAMRGIGAEPAPAPAPVVVLAEQRIGDFTAFTIATTDAGAFDKWLTENGLGMTPDVREWLDVYVKLRFTFAAFRYEAPATAAPGMTSQTVRIRFKTPHPYYPYREPPLAAASSKRLLSGWIVTRDAMRNVAPVTRGETPFTRPWRYGNPSTVTPAALARVLGDDLGALLPKADSLVVQPFRDTRVQRTGIGDVLLVPQKVTTFAAADVAARESLLPVLEPRLLAGHGPWSEVAPPPAPPPAAPPAAPPAAPAAAAPPAKSGCSTAPARSVDGLALLALAVAAVLRRRRRRFALAFLGLLACDRSAPSPAVDAAPIVALETKPPSPSPAPSPSPSPSPERDEARKRALAILAGETPEGAISEPALGAPVTPAAESVTIHAFTVTSGAAPPAAERTLAGLRPRMRECYRKTLETETAARGELKVALAIGPDGEVRSAEVASSSAPAELSSCIAKLLRRATFDVPSGEASLVVPISFSPGP